One genomic window of Roseateles sp. DAIF2 includes the following:
- a CDS encoding type VI secretion system Vgr family protein, translated as MAISPYRLKTALPEDLLRVHTCVWREGLSELGEATLTLLSERKDIQAVDLLGKPAALSIAQRADAPRHLSGYVTRFAQVGFEGRYCVYEMSLKPWLWLLTRTADCRVFQRQSVPEIVKKVFEDHPVARFEFKLLRPYRPWRYCVQYRETDFNFIARLLEHEGIYWYLEHDDKGHKLVLCDSASGHDPAPGCESLPFYGGASQVPPQLEHVERWGSMQCLKPGKVAITSYDFERPSTSLLAQQNQSRDYNLSDGEIFDYPGVYTKSADGAQYAEDRLDEIQSGVDLFDASTNAQGVATGHLLTLTRHPRDDQNAQYLVTATTLQLSQATSESGSGESSLRCSFSCMPAKQQYRPARRTPKPMVPGPQTAIVTGPPGEEIFTDKFGRVKVQFHWDRRGQRDGETSCWVSVAHPWAGSNFGGVHIPRIGQEVIVGFMEGDPDMPIIIGRTYNGENMPPWELPANATQSGFLTRSSKGGGYDNANAIRFEDKQGAEQLWIHAEKDQLTEVEHDEDKWVGNDRRKTIDRHETTLVKGNRTETVDLDETITIHQNRSERVDLDEKISIGMNRSEDVGVNETISIGSNRSVTIGGAKMETIALAKAETIGLGKALTIGAAYQTTVGGLMNTTVGLQQSEQVGLNKTSRVGKTYELVAGDAIRFVVGKASLTMTKDGKVTIVGSEFLFDASGPVQINGKDIDLN; from the coding sequence ATGGCCATCAGCCCCTACCGTCTCAAGACCGCCCTGCCCGAAGACCTGCTGCGCGTGCACACCTGCGTGTGGCGCGAAGGCCTGAGCGAGCTGGGGGAAGCCACGCTGACCCTGCTGAGCGAGCGCAAGGACATCCAGGCGGTGGACCTGCTGGGCAAGCCCGCGGCGCTGAGCATCGCCCAGCGCGCCGATGCCCCGCGCCATCTCTCGGGCTACGTCACCCGCTTTGCGCAAGTCGGCTTCGAGGGCCGTTACTGCGTCTACGAGATGAGCCTCAAGCCCTGGCTGTGGCTGCTCACCCGCACCGCCGACTGCCGGGTCTTCCAGCGCCAGAGCGTGCCCGAGATCGTCAAGAAGGTGTTCGAGGACCACCCGGTCGCCCGCTTCGAGTTCAAGCTGCTGCGTCCCTACCGCCCCTGGCGCTACTGCGTCCAGTACCGCGAGACCGACTTCAACTTCATCGCCCGGCTGCTGGAGCATGAAGGCATCTACTGGTACCTGGAGCACGACGACAAGGGCCACAAGCTGGTGCTGTGCGACAGCGCCAGCGGGCATGACCCGGCCCCGGGCTGCGAGAGCCTGCCCTTCTACGGCGGCGCGTCCCAGGTGCCGCCCCAGCTCGAGCATGTCGAGCGCTGGGGCAGCATGCAATGCCTCAAGCCCGGCAAGGTGGCGATCACCTCCTACGACTTCGAGCGCCCCTCCACCTCGCTGCTGGCCCAGCAGAATCAGAGCCGCGACTACAACCTCAGCGACGGCGAGATCTTCGACTACCCCGGCGTCTACACCAAGAGCGCCGACGGGGCCCAGTACGCCGAGGACCGGCTCGACGAGATCCAGAGCGGCGTCGACCTCTTCGACGCCAGCACCAACGCCCAGGGCGTGGCCACCGGCCACCTGCTGACGCTCACGCGCCACCCGCGCGACGACCAGAACGCCCAGTACCTGGTCACCGCCACCACCCTGCAGCTCAGCCAGGCCACCAGCGAGAGCGGCAGCGGCGAATCCTCGCTGCGCTGCAGCTTCAGCTGCATGCCGGCCAAGCAGCAGTACCGCCCGGCGCGGCGCACGCCCAAGCCCATGGTGCCGGGGCCGCAGACCGCCATCGTCACCGGGCCGCCGGGCGAGGAGATCTTCACCGACAAGTTCGGCCGGGTGAAGGTGCAGTTCCACTGGGACCGGCGCGGCCAGCGCGACGGCGAGACCTCCTGCTGGGTCAGCGTGGCGCATCCTTGGGCGGGCTCCAACTTCGGCGGCGTGCACATCCCGCGCATCGGCCAGGAGGTGATCGTCGGCTTCATGGAGGGCGACCCCGACATGCCGATCATCATCGGGCGCACCTACAACGGCGAGAACATGCCGCCCTGGGAGCTGCCGGCCAACGCCACGCAGAGCGGCTTCCTGACCCGCTCCAGCAAGGGTGGGGGCTACGACAACGCCAATGCGATCCGCTTCGAGGACAAGCAGGGGGCGGAGCAGCTGTGGATCCACGCCGAGAAGGACCAGCTCACCGAGGTCGAGCACGACGAAGACAAGTGGGTGGGCAACGACCGGCGCAAGACCATCGACCGGCATGAGACCACCCTGGTCAAGGGCAACCGCACCGAGACGGTGGATCTGGATGAGACCATCACCATCCACCAGAACCGCAGCGAGCGGGTCGATCTGGACGAGAAGATCTCGATCGGGATGAACCGCTCCGAGGATGTGGGGGTCAACGAGACGATCAGCATCGGATCGAACCGGTCGGTGACGATCGGCGGCGCGAAGATGGAGACCATTGCGTTGGCCAAGGCCGAAACCATCGGCCTGGGCAAGGCGCTGACGATCGGTGCGGCCTACCAGACGACGGTCGGTGGCCTGATGAACACCACGGTCGGACTGCAGCAGTCCGAGCAGGTCGGGCTGAACAAGACAAGCAGGGTCGGCAAGACCTATGAGCTGGTGGCCGGCGATGCGATCCGCTTTGTCGTCGGCAAGGCCAGCCTGACGATGACCAAGGACGGCAAGGTGACGATCGTCGGTTCGGAGTTCCTGTTCGATGCGTCTGGGCCGGTGCAGATCAACGGCAAGGACATCGATCTCAACTGA
- a CDS encoding DUF4150 domain-containing protein yields the protein MASNLGARKESGWVVYSMPPDVCKTPMGSSMVPVPYPITSQLSDATGVVESVKINGKPAVVFDQSKTSSSAGDTPGSGTGMKSSTVGKKCEPLDKSSTVRAGKKWIVRHGDKFWMNGG from the coding sequence ATGGCCAGTAACCTGGGAGCGCGCAAGGAAAGCGGCTGGGTGGTCTACAGCATGCCGCCGGACGTCTGCAAGACGCCGATGGGCAGCTCGATGGTGCCGGTTCCGTATCCGATCACCTCGCAGCTCAGCGACGCGACCGGCGTTGTCGAGAGCGTGAAGATCAATGGCAAACCTGCCGTGGTCTTTGACCAGAGCAAGACGTCCAGCAGCGCCGGCGACACGCCAGGCAGCGGTACCGGCATGAAGAGCAGCACGGTGGGCAAGAAGTGTGAGCCGCTGGACAAGAGCTCGACGGTGCGTGCCGGCAAGAAGTGGATCGTCCGCCACGGCGACAAGTTCTGGATGAACGGCGGCTGA
- a CDS encoding DUF2169 domain-containing protein — translation MELVNLTPFGAAGYRGIDTQDREHEVVTLRTVYKLVPAWQLEGTQPTAAGPMRLVPQLVDEGAPPLVTEDQYVGEIGLSSVRADSDLAPFKPKCDVLVTGTSHAPGGRASEGWLARLRVSQPARHPQADPAAGYVPPLTDSDTSFADRVAWQEQRRIAIDGWLRAPGPNGDRSREMLLDKALHLSSPSEFSRDAKGAWTRRTLSLASSVPLLYELAYGGSSRVPNPEFGHRDDAPEWLLNEVCFLNPLGRGWMHVDLGSASRDARVPMPSTWPAPQIEPPDRPVEHPDITPQTAGQQPPQMLEQAKVYAHRPAGFGPVGRAWTPRIQRAGSYDDQWLAERWPNLPKDFDMAYWNAAPEDQQIVFPRPDCYLELGNLIDPALCPSGHAFVALPGHRVSVLFRMASGLMLGGVCAIDTLHVDTDAMELAIVWRASVLAEMNVKTAELRFETDLAAPLFKMEEAAHGQ, via the coding sequence ATGGAACTGGTCAACCTCACGCCATTCGGCGCGGCGGGCTATCGCGGGATCGACACGCAGGATCGCGAGCACGAGGTCGTGACGCTGCGCACGGTCTACAAGCTGGTGCCGGCCTGGCAGCTGGAAGGTACGCAGCCAACCGCTGCTGGTCCGATGCGACTCGTGCCGCAGCTGGTCGATGAGGGTGCACCGCCCCTGGTCACCGAGGATCAGTACGTCGGCGAGATCGGTCTCAGCAGTGTGCGCGCCGACAGCGATCTGGCGCCGTTCAAGCCGAAGTGCGATGTGCTGGTGACAGGCACCAGCCATGCGCCGGGCGGTCGGGCCAGCGAGGGCTGGCTGGCCCGGTTGCGCGTCAGTCAACCCGCGCGTCATCCACAGGCGGACCCCGCCGCCGGCTATGTGCCGCCGTTGACGGATTCGGACACCAGCTTCGCCGACCGTGTCGCATGGCAGGAGCAACGGCGCATCGCGATCGACGGCTGGCTGCGCGCACCCGGCCCGAACGGCGATCGCAGCCGGGAGATGTTGCTGGACAAGGCGCTGCACCTGAGCTCGCCGTCCGAGTTTTCGCGCGATGCGAAGGGCGCATGGACACGGCGAACGCTGAGTCTCGCTAGCAGCGTTCCGCTCTTGTACGAACTGGCCTACGGCGGTAGCAGCCGCGTGCCGAATCCCGAGTTCGGCCATCGGGACGATGCGCCGGAGTGGCTGCTGAACGAGGTCTGCTTCCTGAATCCCTTGGGTCGCGGCTGGATGCACGTGGACTTGGGGTCTGCGTCACGGGACGCAAGGGTGCCGATGCCTTCGACCTGGCCCGCACCGCAGATCGAACCGCCGGATCGTCCGGTCGAGCACCCTGACATCACGCCGCAGACGGCGGGTCAACAGCCGCCGCAGATGCTGGAGCAGGCCAAGGTTTATGCGCATCGTCCCGCGGGCTTCGGCCCGGTCGGCAGGGCTTGGACGCCGCGCATCCAGCGTGCGGGCTCCTACGACGACCAATGGTTGGCGGAACGCTGGCCGAATCTGCCCAAGGACTTCGACATGGCGTACTGGAACGCCGCGCCGGAGGATCAGCAGATTGTCTTTCCGCGTCCGGATTGCTACTTGGAGCTGGGCAATCTGATCGACCCAGCCCTTTGCCCGAGTGGACACGCCTTTGTCGCCTTGCCCGGGCACCGGGTGTCGGTGCTGTTCCGCATGGCGAGTGGCCTGATGCTCGGCGGTGTCTGCGCGATCGACACCTTGCATGTCGACACGGACGCGATGGAGTTGGCCATCGTCTGGCGTGCGAGCGTGTTGGCCGAGATGAACGTGAAGACGGCCGAATTGCGCTTCGAGACCGACCTGGCGGCGCCGCTGTTCAAGATGGAGGAGGCCGCTCATGGCCAGTAA